One segment of Anser cygnoides isolate HZ-2024a breed goose chromosome 5, Taihu_goose_T2T_genome, whole genome shotgun sequence DNA contains the following:
- the PHRF1 gene encoding PHD and RING finger domain-containing protein 1 isoform X3 translates to MQSRKRGRRAPETSLPRLQKNPVSPPCAVITASFGADSQCPAMDDDSQDELINKNAALGKGKRQSLALLSETESNGGNSCESEDDTGSEEEDDSEEEGGEEDKEESEDEELEDCEDDDEEEEEEAEAAGEGMTDALKLEPRLNVANVSSDEDGENCPICLNTFRDQAVGTPENCSHYFCLDCIVEWSKNANSCPVDRILFKYISIRAHFGGKILKKIPVENTKTQGNDGEDDPTFCEVCGRSDREDRLLLCDGCDAGYHMECLNPPLSEVPVDEWFCPACAPMGISAAADTDHVNEEEVAALVADVIPTTSRLRPHVRTRAIARTRQSERVRATVNRNRITTAQQIQHVPRYLMSSLLDETIEAVVAGLNTAIYQRPLTPRAPARQKRKTGRRKKVAGKKRTQTKSSVGKKTSGTQLKRRKRLMKKRRGKKRVRSHVKNEVTTRSRIARTLGLSKPMRGASIPSMYKATEPSLGVMRADIGAASLSVFGDPYELDPYESNEEVPANPDSPVSAKRRVLSQSALRSHRPVARPVSVGLPRSSVPALSPDQEAEAAPVPDLLGSILSGQSFLMMSSSDVVINRDGSLTAKKAAPLHRKSTKDSRADDVSGRKPQLSTVHSGTMASSSIAGPSVSSGLNTRTRPTSPSLFSSPSPSLSRVEPAANPAQTTAEKATVKSEFSMMPRSVQTHSIASLSGHGSKSDEMPRFNGNSKNFAPTDSSSKPLSCNLNSGSKAVTVRQPLKPPLKRIDIFELPRIPKIKKETSSKQVEPEPTGSQSCDIPSSCITQLTGKESANQPGKGSKVESQKANAKESQQQTRTSGVSFSTNAGVYSSSSLLGASRSKGPSSFESFKINIPGNAGPSSRLSNPGFCNTFRPVDDKVQQKETPSPLFSVKKKQVKSEIYDPFEPTGSDSSSASSSPERLGSGIPLTNITRTISIENPKVQTFQTVRRFTPYTVENIFGSGAESDVPSSNTESHEDVPAESRIVEQISDTEERDNMDEEDFLSSPCTSSVVKQISNAEPLKEEGREGPNVFFNAEELIRPNISVKLEPEPESPSKNDGQQKVQKTEQTERRSRSRSCSNSSSRSRKKMKRKKALVKERKRSRSGSRGRACSRDRSSRSTSWSGGEEHSKTHTSKPKNRRSSTDRSSSHERSKKKKMKDKTKDKKAKSSWSREKRKSRSRSGSPGSTSEFHENRKKKRRSRSRSRRRDRSRSNSIERTKRRKHRRDKSYERYEKDSSLRSRERKRSRSRSRERRKWRSRSRSASRSREHKSSKSKEKRPRSRSRSKERKHRSKETSLPPQPEKDEKPPAENVPSCPEQSHSFKQEPKEELVLEQFSITIQPNVKLEEIQAETSVQQREAQETIKVEPICEEVASEAAFLVPEITNSCVPIGSMDSLAETELTTNSDPALLGSCSNTNLEITVKIENTALCPPLMEPPPKKEVIVQAQPEAEPIQSSSKSKITDCVREVKDECLVSTEKTSDFTKPELEVVPQGPMLKSKAPVKRVTWNLQEEESGVLSAGKAPRMPFYKLQRAKEGAWKAEDLNQTLNQVFCQNLPLTPPLPSSLPPYAPVSQPTVQFIMQGSLPALGCVAGQSLTPEPGSLATASEPGIQAASVGNAEEKIKVQKPPVDKTKNEEYMKKLHMQERAVEEVKLAIKPFYQKREITKEEYKNILRKAVQKICHSKSGEINPMKVANLVKAYVEKYKHMRKHKKSDGEDAREVEN, encoded by the exons ATGCAGAgcaggaagagggggagaagagcaCCCGAAACATCTTTGCCACGTTTGCAGAAGAATCCAGTTTCTCCTCCGTGCGCGGTTATAACAGCAAGCTTC GGAGCGGATTCCCAATGTCCTGCCATGGATGATGACAGCCAGGATGAGCTGATAAACAAGAACGCTGCGCTGGGCAAGGGCAAAAGGCAGAGTCTGGCACTCCTCAGTGAAACAG aaAGCAACGGTGGGAACAGCTGCGAATCAGAAGATGACACCGGGAGTGAGGAGGAAGATGACTCTGAGGAAGAGGGAGGTGAGGAGGACAAAGAAGAAAGTGAAGATGAAGAATTAGAAG atTGCGAAGAtgatgatgaggaggaggaggaagaagctgaggctgctggggagggaatGACTGATGCTCTGAAATTAGAGCCACGCCTAAATGTAGCGAACGTTTCCTCtgatgaggatggcgaaaacTGCCCCATTTGCCTCAACACGTTTAGAGATCAGGCCGTGGGGACTCCTGAGAACTGCTCCCATTACTTCTGCTTGGACTGCATCGTGGAGTGGTCGAAG AATGCCAACTCCTGTCCGGTGGATCGAATCCTCTTTAAGTACATTAGCATTCGGGCGCATTTTGGTGGTAAAATCTTAAAAAAG ATTCCTGTTGAGAACACAAAAACTCAGGGTAAcgatggagaggatgatccaACCTTCTGCGAGGTGTGTGGCAGAAGTGACCGTGAGGATCGCCTGCTGCTGTGCGATGGCTGTGATGCAGG gTATCATATGGAATGCCTTAACCCACCTCTGAGTGAAGTCCCTGTAGATGAATGGTTCTGTCCAGCCTGTGCTCCCATGGGTATCAGCGCTGCTGCAG atACAGATCACGTGAATGAAGAAGAGGTTGCTGCCCTCGTGGCTGATGTTATTCCTACCACAAGCAGGCTACGTCCTCACGTCCGAACCCGAGCTATAGCCAGGACTCGGCAGAGCGAACGAGTGAGGGCAACAGTGAACAGAAACCGGATAACAACTGCACAACAAATTCAG cacgtGCCGAGGTACCTCATGTCCTCTCTTCTGGATGAAACAATTGAGGCAGTTGTAGCGGGCCTGAACACAGCCATTTACCAGCGTCCTCTTACACCGCGGGCTCCTGctagacagaaaaggaaaacag GTAGGAGGAAGAAGGTAGCAGGCAAAAAAAGAACTCAGACAAAATCCTCTGTTGGGAAGAAGACGTCAGGGACGCAGCTGAAGAGACGCAAGCGTTtaatgaagaagagaagagggaagaaaagagtaAGATCGCAT GTAAAAAACGAGGTTACTACTCGCTCCCGTATTGCACGAACTCTTGGTCTTAGTAAACCCATGCGTGGGGCCTCGATTCCTTCCATGTACAAAGCAACGGAGCCCTCACTCGGTGTGATGAGGGCAGACATCGGTGCAGCTTCTCTGTCCGTGTTTGGAGATCCATATGAGTTGGATCCTTATGAGAG CAACGAAGAAGTTCCAGCAAATCCAGATTCACCAGTGAGTGCCAAAAGGAGAGTTCTCTCCCAGTCAGCTCTGAGGTCTCACCGTCCTGTAGCTCGACCTGTTTCTGTAGGACTTCCCAG AAGCAGTGTACCTGCCTTGAGTCCTGATCAAGAAGCAGAAGCTGCCCCCGTGCCTGATCTGTTGGGAAGTATCCTGTCTGGACAGAGCTTCCTCATGATGAGTAGTTCTGATGTGGTCATCAACAGAGATGGTTCTCTGACAGCAAAGAAGGCAG CTCCTCTTCACAGAAAATCAACAAAAGACTCGAGAGCGGATGATGTTTCAGGACGTAAACCCCAGCTGAGCACAGTGCACTCAGGAACCATGGCAAGCAGCTCCATTGCTGGACCTTCAGTTTCCTCGGGGCTGAATACTCGCACTAGACCCACCTCACCAAGCTTGTTTTCATCGCCTTCACCCTCCCTGAGCAGGGTTGAGCCCGCAGCAAACCCTGCACAGACTACAGCAGAAAAGGCAACTGTAAAATCGGAATTTTCAATGATGCCCAGGTCTGTTCAGACTCACAGTATAGCTAGCCTGAGTGGGCATGGCTCCAAGTCAGATGAAATGCCCAGATTTAATGGAAACTCTAAAAACTTTGCCCCCACTGATTCATCTTCAAAGCCCCTGAGCTGTAACTTGAATTCTGGTTCTAAAGCTGTAACTGTGAGGCAACCATTAAAACCACCTCTCAAGAGAATTGACATCTTTGAGCTTCCCAGGATACCAAAGATTAAAAAGGAAACCAGCAGCAAGCAGGTGGAGCCAGAACCCACAGGAAGCCAAAGCTGCGACATCCCCAGCTCCTGTATAACCCAGCTGACTGGCAAAGAGAGCGCTAATCAGCCGGGAAAGGGCAGCAAGGTGGAAAGTCAGAAGGCAAATGCAAAGGAATCTCAGCAGCAAACACGTACAAGCGGGGTATCTTTTTCTACCAATGCAGGCGTGTATAGCAGTTCGTCACTTCTGGGCGCTTCGAGGAGCAAAGGCCCGAGCTCTTTTgagagttttaaaattaatattcctGGAAATGCAGGGCCTTCCAGCAGACTGTCTAACCCAGGATTTTGTAACACCTTCCGCCCTGTGGATGACAAAGTGCAACAGAAAGAGACTCCTTCACCTCTTTTCTCAGTTAAGAAGAAGCAAGTCAAAAGTGAAATATACGATCCCTTTGAGCCAACAGGGTCAGACTCGAGTTCAGCAAGCAGTAGTCCTGAAAGGCTTGGCTCAGGGATCCCACTAACTAATATTACCAGGACTATTTCTATTGAAAATCCGAAAGTTCAAACGTTTCAAACTGTTCGTCGTTTCACTCCTTACAcagtagaaaatatatttgggtCTGGGGCTGAATCTGACGTACCATCTAGTAACACAGAGTCTCATGAAGATGTGCCGGCAGAAAGCAGGATTGTAGAACAGATTTCTGATACAGAGGAACGAGACAATATGGATGAGGAAGACTTTCTAAGCAGTCCTTGCACTTCTTCTGTTGTTAAGCAAATCTCTAATGCAGAGCctttaaaggaagaaggtagAGAGGGCCCCAACGTGTTCTTTAATGCTGAAGAATTAATCAGACCTAATATTAGTGTGAAACTAGAACCAGAACCAGAAAGTCCGTCAAAGAATGATGGGCAACAAAAAGTCCAAAAGACGGAACAAACAGAGAGGCGATCACGTTCCAGATCCTGTTCAAACTCCAGCTCCCGGAgcaggaagaagatgaagaggaaaaaggcacTTGTCAAAGAGCGTAAGAGATCCCGATCAGGGTCTAGGGGCAGAGCATGCTCGAGGGACCGAAGTTCCAGATCTACGTCTTGGTCAGGTGgagaagagcacagcaaaacacaCACCTCGAAACCCAAGAACAGGAGGTCTTCTACTGACCGCTCCAGCAGTCATGAGCGatctaaaaaaaagaaaatgaaggataaAACTAAGgataaaaaggcaaaatcttCTTGGTCtagggagaaaaggaaatcGAGGTCACGTTCAGGTAGTCCTGGAAGTACTTCTGAGTTTCATGaaaataggaagaagaaaaggcgGTCTCGGTCAAGATCTAGACGGAGGGATCGTTCCCGCTCAAATAGCATTGAAAGGACTAAGAGGCGGAAACACAGGAGAGACAAAAGCTATGAGAGGTATGAAAAAGACAGTAGCTTGAGgtcaagagagagaaagaggtcAAGATCCAGATCTCGAGAGAGGAGAAAGTGGAGGTCTCGGTCTCGGTCTGCATCTCGATCTCGGGAGCACAAAAGCagcaaatcaaaagaaaaaagaccacGATCGAGATCACgttccaaagaaagaaaacacaggtcGAAAGAAACCTCGCTTCCTCCCCAGCCGGAGAAAGATGAAAAGCCTCCAGCTGAAAATGTACCCAGTTGTCCAGAGCAATCCCATTCCTTCAAACAGGAGCCGAAGGAAGAGCTAGTACTGGAACAGTTTTCCATAACCATCCAACCCAACGTCAAACTTGAGGAAATACAGGCTGAGACCTCTGTTCAACAGAGAGAGGCCCAAGAAACTATAAAGGTAGAGCCCATTTGTGAGGAAGTGGCAAGCGAAGCCGCATTCCTTGTGCCAGAGATCACAAACAGCTGTGTTCCAATTGGCAGCATGGATTCTTTGGCTGAAACTGAATTAACGACCAACAGTGATCCAGCATTACTTGGTAGCTGTAGCAATACGAACCTGGAGATTAcagttaaaatagaaaatactgcGTTGTGTCCGCCTCTGATGGAGCCACCTCCGAAGAAAGAGGTTATTGTGCAAGCTCAGCCTGAGGCTGAGCCAATTCAAAGCTCATCCAAGAGCAAAATAACAGATTGTGTGAGAGAGGTTAAAGATGAGTGCCTTGTGTCAACGGAGAAAACCAGTGATTTCACTAAACCTGAACTGGAGGTGGTACCTCAGGGTCCCATGTTGAAATCTAAAGCACCGGTGAAAAGAGTGACCTGGAATCTTCAAGAGGAAGAGAGTGGTGTGttgtctgctggaaaagctcCAC GGATGCCGTTTTACAAACTTCAGCGAGCAAAAGAAGGGGCCTGGAAGGCAGAGGACTTGAACCAAACATTAAATCAG GTGTTCTGTCAAAACCTACCTTTGACGCCACCTCTGCCCTCGAGCCTCCCCCCCTACGCGCCTGTCAGCCAGCCCACGGTTCAGTTCATCATGCAGGGCAGCCTGCCAGCGCTTGGCTGCGTGGCAGGACAGAGCCTGACTCCAGAGCCGGGCAGCCTGGCTACTGCCTCTGAACCGGGAATTCAAGCTGCTTCTGTtggaaatgcagaagaaaagatcAAAGTACAGAAACCTCCAGTGGATAAAACAAAGAATGAGGAA TACATGAAGAAGCTTCACATGCAGGAAAGGGCTGTGGAAGAAGTGAAACTTGCCATTAAACCTTTTTACCAGAAGAGGGAGATTACAAAGGAGGAGTATAAGAACATTCTTCGAAAAGCTGTTCAAAAG ATCTGCCACAGCAAAAGCGGAGAGATCAACCCTATGAAGGTAGCTAATCTGGTGAAGGCATATgtggaaaaatacaaacatatgAGGAAACATAAGAAGTCTGATGGTGAAGATGCACGTGAAGTGGAAAACTGA
- the PHRF1 gene encoding PHD and RING finger domain-containing protein 1 isoform X5, with protein sequence MQSRKRGRRAPETSLPRLQKNPVSPPCAVITASFGADSQCPAMDDDSQDELINKNAALGKGKRQSLALLSETESNGGNSCESEDDTGSEEEDDSEEEGGEEDKEESEDEELEDCEDDDEEEEEEAEAAGEGMTDALKLEPRLNVANVSSDEDGENCPICLNTFRDQAVGTPENCSHYFCLDCIVEWSKNANSCPVDRILFKYISIRAHFGGKILKKIPVENTKTQGNDGEDDPTFCEVCGRSDREDRLLLCDGCDAGYHMECLNPPLSEVPVDEWFCPACAPMGISAAADTDHVNEEEVAALVADVIPTTSRLRPHVRTRAIARTRQSERVRATVNRNRITTAQQIQHVPRYLMSSLLDETIEAVVAGLNTAIYQRPLTPRAPARQKRKTGRRKKVAGKKRTQTKSSVGKKTSGTQLKRRKRLMKKRRGKKRVRSHVKNEVTTRSRIARTLGLSKPMRGASIPSMYKATEPSLGVMRADIGAASLSVFGDPYELDPYESNEEVPANPDSPVSAKRRVLSQSALRSHRPVARPVSVGLPRSSVPALSPDQEAEAAPVPDLLGSILSGQSFLMMSSSDVVINRDGSLTAKKAGMPFYKLQRAKEGAWKAEDLNQTLNQVQLNEPPPTNYMIPEPMFPDLDSSQVFCQNLPLTPPLPSSLPPYAPVSQPTVQFIMQGSLPALGCVAGQSLTPEPGSLATASEPGIQAASVGNAEEKIKVQKPPVDKTKNEEYMKKLHMQERAVEEVKLAIKPFYQKREITKEEYKNILRKAVQKICHSKSGEINPMKVANLVKAYVEKYKHMRKHKKSDGEDAREVEN encoded by the exons ATGCAGAgcaggaagagggggagaagagcaCCCGAAACATCTTTGCCACGTTTGCAGAAGAATCCAGTTTCTCCTCCGTGCGCGGTTATAACAGCAAGCTTC GGAGCGGATTCCCAATGTCCTGCCATGGATGATGACAGCCAGGATGAGCTGATAAACAAGAACGCTGCGCTGGGCAAGGGCAAAAGGCAGAGTCTGGCACTCCTCAGTGAAACAG aaAGCAACGGTGGGAACAGCTGCGAATCAGAAGATGACACCGGGAGTGAGGAGGAAGATGACTCTGAGGAAGAGGGAGGTGAGGAGGACAAAGAAGAAAGTGAAGATGAAGAATTAGAAG atTGCGAAGAtgatgatgaggaggaggaggaagaagctgaggctgctggggagggaatGACTGATGCTCTGAAATTAGAGCCACGCCTAAATGTAGCGAACGTTTCCTCtgatgaggatggcgaaaacTGCCCCATTTGCCTCAACACGTTTAGAGATCAGGCCGTGGGGACTCCTGAGAACTGCTCCCATTACTTCTGCTTGGACTGCATCGTGGAGTGGTCGAAG AATGCCAACTCCTGTCCGGTGGATCGAATCCTCTTTAAGTACATTAGCATTCGGGCGCATTTTGGTGGTAAAATCTTAAAAAAG ATTCCTGTTGAGAACACAAAAACTCAGGGTAAcgatggagaggatgatccaACCTTCTGCGAGGTGTGTGGCAGAAGTGACCGTGAGGATCGCCTGCTGCTGTGCGATGGCTGTGATGCAGG gTATCATATGGAATGCCTTAACCCACCTCTGAGTGAAGTCCCTGTAGATGAATGGTTCTGTCCAGCCTGTGCTCCCATGGGTATCAGCGCTGCTGCAG atACAGATCACGTGAATGAAGAAGAGGTTGCTGCCCTCGTGGCTGATGTTATTCCTACCACAAGCAGGCTACGTCCTCACGTCCGAACCCGAGCTATAGCCAGGACTCGGCAGAGCGAACGAGTGAGGGCAACAGTGAACAGAAACCGGATAACAACTGCACAACAAATTCAG cacgtGCCGAGGTACCTCATGTCCTCTCTTCTGGATGAAACAATTGAGGCAGTTGTAGCGGGCCTGAACACAGCCATTTACCAGCGTCCTCTTACACCGCGGGCTCCTGctagacagaaaaggaaaacag GTAGGAGGAAGAAGGTAGCAGGCAAAAAAAGAACTCAGACAAAATCCTCTGTTGGGAAGAAGACGTCAGGGACGCAGCTGAAGAGACGCAAGCGTTtaatgaagaagagaagagggaagaaaagagtaAGATCGCAT GTAAAAAACGAGGTTACTACTCGCTCCCGTATTGCACGAACTCTTGGTCTTAGTAAACCCATGCGTGGGGCCTCGATTCCTTCCATGTACAAAGCAACGGAGCCCTCACTCGGTGTGATGAGGGCAGACATCGGTGCAGCTTCTCTGTCCGTGTTTGGAGATCCATATGAGTTGGATCCTTATGAGAG CAACGAAGAAGTTCCAGCAAATCCAGATTCACCAGTGAGTGCCAAAAGGAGAGTTCTCTCCCAGTCAGCTCTGAGGTCTCACCGTCCTGTAGCTCGACCTGTTTCTGTAGGACTTCCCAG AAGCAGTGTACCTGCCTTGAGTCCTGATCAAGAAGCAGAAGCTGCCCCCGTGCCTGATCTGTTGGGAAGTATCCTGTCTGGACAGAGCTTCCTCATGATGAGTAGTTCTGATGTGGTCATCAACAGAGATGGTTCTCTGACAGCAAAGAAGGCAG GGATGCCGTTTTACAAACTTCAGCGAGCAAAAGAAGGGGCCTGGAAGGCAGAGGACTTGAACCAAACATTAAATCAGGTGCAGTTAAATGAGCCTCCTCCAACCAATTATATGATTCCCGAGCCTATGTTTCCTGATCTAGATTCCTCTCAG GTGTTCTGTCAAAACCTACCTTTGACGCCACCTCTGCCCTCGAGCCTCCCCCCCTACGCGCCTGTCAGCCAGCCCACGGTTCAGTTCATCATGCAGGGCAGCCTGCCAGCGCTTGGCTGCGTGGCAGGACAGAGCCTGACTCCAGAGCCGGGCAGCCTGGCTACTGCCTCTGAACCGGGAATTCAAGCTGCTTCTGTtggaaatgcagaagaaaagatcAAAGTACAGAAACCTCCAGTGGATAAAACAAAGAATGAGGAA TACATGAAGAAGCTTCACATGCAGGAAAGGGCTGTGGAAGAAGTGAAACTTGCCATTAAACCTTTTTACCAGAAGAGGGAGATTACAAAGGAGGAGTATAAGAACATTCTTCGAAAAGCTGTTCAAAAG ATCTGCCACAGCAAAAGCGGAGAGATCAACCCTATGAAGGTAGCTAATCTGGTGAAGGCATATgtggaaaaatacaaacatatgAGGAAACATAAGAAGTCTGATGGTGAAGATGCACGTGAAGTGGAAAACTGA
- the PHRF1 gene encoding PHD and RING finger domain-containing protein 1 isoform X6, which produces MQSRKRGRRAPETSLPRLQKNPVSPPCAVITASFGADSQCPAMDDDSQDELINKNAALGKGKRQSLALLSETESNGGNSCESEDDTGSEEEDDSEEEGGEEDKEESEDEELEDCEDDDEEEEEEAEAAGEGMTDALKLEPRLNVANVSSDEDGENCPICLNTFRDQAVGTPENCSHYFCLDCIVEWSKNANSCPVDRILFKYISIRAHFGGKILKKIPVENTKTQGNDGEDDPTFCEVCGRSDREDRLLLCDGCDAGYHMECLNPPLSEVPVDEWFCPACAPMGISAAADTDHVNEEEVAALVADVIPTTSRLRPHVRTRAIARTRQSERVRATVNRNRITTAQQIQHVPRYLMSSLLDETIEAVVAGLNTAIYQRPLTPRAPARQKRKTGRRKKVAGKKRTQTKSSVGKKTSGTQLKRRKRLMKKRRGKKRVRSHVKNEVTTRSRIARTLGLSKPMRGASIPSMYKATEPSLGVMRADIGAASLSVFGDPYELDPYESNEEVPANPDSPVSAKRRVLSQSALRSHRPVARPVSVGLPRSSVPALSPDQEAEAAPVPDLLGSILSGQSFLMMSSSDVVINRDGSLTAKKAGMPFYKLQRAKEGAWKAEDLNQTLNQVFCQNLPLTPPLPSSLPPYAPVSQPTVQFIMQGSLPALGCVAGQSLTPEPGSLATASEPGIQAASVGNAEEKIKVQKPPVDKTKNEEYMKKLHMQERAVEEVKLAIKPFYQKREITKEEYKNILRKAVQKICHSKSGEINPMKVANLVKAYVEKYKHMRKHKKSDGEDAREVEN; this is translated from the exons ATGCAGAgcaggaagagggggagaagagcaCCCGAAACATCTTTGCCACGTTTGCAGAAGAATCCAGTTTCTCCTCCGTGCGCGGTTATAACAGCAAGCTTC GGAGCGGATTCCCAATGTCCTGCCATGGATGATGACAGCCAGGATGAGCTGATAAACAAGAACGCTGCGCTGGGCAAGGGCAAAAGGCAGAGTCTGGCACTCCTCAGTGAAACAG aaAGCAACGGTGGGAACAGCTGCGAATCAGAAGATGACACCGGGAGTGAGGAGGAAGATGACTCTGAGGAAGAGGGAGGTGAGGAGGACAAAGAAGAAAGTGAAGATGAAGAATTAGAAG atTGCGAAGAtgatgatgaggaggaggaggaagaagctgaggctgctggggagggaatGACTGATGCTCTGAAATTAGAGCCACGCCTAAATGTAGCGAACGTTTCCTCtgatgaggatggcgaaaacTGCCCCATTTGCCTCAACACGTTTAGAGATCAGGCCGTGGGGACTCCTGAGAACTGCTCCCATTACTTCTGCTTGGACTGCATCGTGGAGTGGTCGAAG AATGCCAACTCCTGTCCGGTGGATCGAATCCTCTTTAAGTACATTAGCATTCGGGCGCATTTTGGTGGTAAAATCTTAAAAAAG ATTCCTGTTGAGAACACAAAAACTCAGGGTAAcgatggagaggatgatccaACCTTCTGCGAGGTGTGTGGCAGAAGTGACCGTGAGGATCGCCTGCTGCTGTGCGATGGCTGTGATGCAGG gTATCATATGGAATGCCTTAACCCACCTCTGAGTGAAGTCCCTGTAGATGAATGGTTCTGTCCAGCCTGTGCTCCCATGGGTATCAGCGCTGCTGCAG atACAGATCACGTGAATGAAGAAGAGGTTGCTGCCCTCGTGGCTGATGTTATTCCTACCACAAGCAGGCTACGTCCTCACGTCCGAACCCGAGCTATAGCCAGGACTCGGCAGAGCGAACGAGTGAGGGCAACAGTGAACAGAAACCGGATAACAACTGCACAACAAATTCAG cacgtGCCGAGGTACCTCATGTCCTCTCTTCTGGATGAAACAATTGAGGCAGTTGTAGCGGGCCTGAACACAGCCATTTACCAGCGTCCTCTTACACCGCGGGCTCCTGctagacagaaaaggaaaacag GTAGGAGGAAGAAGGTAGCAGGCAAAAAAAGAACTCAGACAAAATCCTCTGTTGGGAAGAAGACGTCAGGGACGCAGCTGAAGAGACGCAAGCGTTtaatgaagaagagaagagggaagaaaagagtaAGATCGCAT GTAAAAAACGAGGTTACTACTCGCTCCCGTATTGCACGAACTCTTGGTCTTAGTAAACCCATGCGTGGGGCCTCGATTCCTTCCATGTACAAAGCAACGGAGCCCTCACTCGGTGTGATGAGGGCAGACATCGGTGCAGCTTCTCTGTCCGTGTTTGGAGATCCATATGAGTTGGATCCTTATGAGAG CAACGAAGAAGTTCCAGCAAATCCAGATTCACCAGTGAGTGCCAAAAGGAGAGTTCTCTCCCAGTCAGCTCTGAGGTCTCACCGTCCTGTAGCTCGACCTGTTTCTGTAGGACTTCCCAG AAGCAGTGTACCTGCCTTGAGTCCTGATCAAGAAGCAGAAGCTGCCCCCGTGCCTGATCTGTTGGGAAGTATCCTGTCTGGACAGAGCTTCCTCATGATGAGTAGTTCTGATGTGGTCATCAACAGAGATGGTTCTCTGACAGCAAAGAAGGCAG GGATGCCGTTTTACAAACTTCAGCGAGCAAAAGAAGGGGCCTGGAAGGCAGAGGACTTGAACCAAACATTAAATCAG GTGTTCTGTCAAAACCTACCTTTGACGCCACCTCTGCCCTCGAGCCTCCCCCCCTACGCGCCTGTCAGCCAGCCCACGGTTCAGTTCATCATGCAGGGCAGCCTGCCAGCGCTTGGCTGCGTGGCAGGACAGAGCCTGACTCCAGAGCCGGGCAGCCTGGCTACTGCCTCTGAACCGGGAATTCAAGCTGCTTCTGTtggaaatgcagaagaaaagatcAAAGTACAGAAACCTCCAGTGGATAAAACAAAGAATGAGGAA TACATGAAGAAGCTTCACATGCAGGAAAGGGCTGTGGAAGAAGTGAAACTTGCCATTAAACCTTTTTACCAGAAGAGGGAGATTACAAAGGAGGAGTATAAGAACATTCTTCGAAAAGCTGTTCAAAAG ATCTGCCACAGCAAAAGCGGAGAGATCAACCCTATGAAGGTAGCTAATCTGGTGAAGGCATATgtggaaaaatacaaacatatgAGGAAACATAAGAAGTCTGATGGTGAAGATGCACGTGAAGTGGAAAACTGA